Proteins encoded by one window of Bacillus sp. DTU_2020_1000418_1_SI_GHA_SEK_038:
- a CDS encoding methylmalonyl-CoA mutase family protein yields the protein MTIKKMINESFDMFSLSDWEQKAVEALKGKPVNSLNTNTYENIKLKPLYTKEDFDNEKASHLPGLPDYRRGSNSLGYLSQDWKVAQKIVAQEGECLRENLLASFKKGQSVIAIDADKVTIKDFISLVEGVYTKYPFSIEINENKAEILTELSKLPDSEKISGYMAFDPLAASALNGTTINKAAYEKIANMILLTDSSMPNLRTILVNTNVYHNAGANAIQELALALSTGVHHVQQLLNQGLKLETIFSKMVFKFSVGANFFMEIAKLRAARILWNKVVEAYGVKPQDHSMVIVAETSAFTKTVYDPYVNILRAGNEAFAAVLGGIQYLHVSPFNEPEGESTPFSDRIARNTQLILKNEAHLEKVIDPAGGSWYIESLTEELSEKAWTLFQEIDDQGGLEKSLTSGWIKSQIAEVLAKRSADIFTRKKSIIGTNVYANLSDTPLQLDESANANQGGIPQVRLSEPFEKLRKLAEGMGKAGYKPAAGLICLGEFKAHKARKDFITGLLAPGGIHAYESPNIVESEKAVQFVIDSKLNHYVICGTDKQYDESGLEIIRLIKEKQPNVKIFLAGLPDEDTQDQYKLAGVEQFIHLRSNCYELLSSLLKEMEAASNE from the coding sequence ATGACAATAAAAAAGATGATAAATGAATCATTTGATATGTTTTCCCTTAGTGATTGGGAGCAGAAAGCCGTGGAAGCCTTAAAAGGGAAACCTGTAAATTCCTTAAACACAAATACGTATGAAAATATTAAATTAAAGCCTCTCTATACAAAAGAGGATTTTGATAACGAAAAAGCCTCTCATCTTCCAGGACTGCCAGACTACAGAAGGGGCTCCAATTCTCTCGGTTATCTTTCACAGGATTGGAAGGTTGCCCAAAAGATTGTGGCGCAAGAAGGAGAGTGCCTCAGGGAAAATCTTCTTGCATCTTTTAAAAAAGGCCAATCCGTCATTGCCATTGATGCTGATAAGGTTACCATTAAAGATTTTATAAGTTTAGTAGAGGGGGTATATACTAAATATCCTTTTTCTATTGAAATAAATGAAAATAAGGCAGAAATTCTTACAGAACTATCGAAGCTGCCTGATAGTGAAAAGATTTCCGGCTATATGGCCTTTGATCCTTTAGCGGCATCCGCTTTAAATGGAACAACAATAAATAAAGCTGCTTACGAAAAAATTGCTAATATGATTTTATTAACTGACAGCAGCATGCCAAATCTTCGCACCATCCTTGTTAACACAAATGTATACCATAACGCCGGTGCAAATGCTATTCAAGAACTAGCTTTGGCATTGTCGACAGGTGTTCACCATGTTCAACAGCTCCTTAATCAAGGATTAAAGCTGGAAACAATCTTTAGTAAAATGGTTTTTAAATTTTCCGTTGGTGCAAACTTTTTTATGGAAATAGCTAAGCTTCGTGCTGCAAGGATTCTTTGGAATAAGGTTGTGGAAGCATATGGAGTTAAACCTCAAGATCATAGTATGGTCATTGTTGCCGAAACTTCAGCTTTTACGAAAACTGTATATGACCCGTATGTAAATATTCTAAGAGCAGGCAATGAAGCTTTTGCTGCAGTCCTTGGAGGAATTCAATACTTGCATGTTAGTCCATTTAATGAACCAGAAGGAGAGTCCACACCTTTTTCTGACCGCATTGCACGAAATACTCAATTAATCTTAAAAAACGAAGCTCATTTAGAAAAAGTAATCGATCCTGCTGGGGGCTCCTGGTATATTGAAAGTTTAACAGAGGAGCTTTCCGAAAAAGCCTGGACATTATTTCAGGAAATTGATGATCAAGGTGGGCTTGAAAAAAGTTTGACTTCTGGATGGATAAAATCTCAAATTGCAGAGGTCTTGGCTAAAAGAAGTGCAGATATTTTCACAAGAAAGAAAAGTATAATTGGTACAAATGTTTATGCAAATCTAAGTGACACTCCACTACAGTTAGATGAAAGCGCTAACGCTAATCAAGGAGGCATCCCTCAAGTCCGATTATCAGAGCCATTTGAAAAACTTCGCAAACTGGCGGAAGGAATGGGGAAAGCAGGGTATAAGCCTGCAGCTGGATTAATTTGTTTAGGGGAATTCAAGGCCCATAAAGCAAGAAAGGACTTTATTACTGGTCTACTTGCCCCGGGCGGGATTCACGCATACGAAAGTCCGAATATTGTTGAATCGGAAAAAGCTGTACAATTCGTGATCGACTCCAAGCTTAATCACTATGTTATTTGCGGAACGGATAAACAGTATGACGAATCAGGTCTTGAAATAATCAGGTTAATAAAAGAAAAACAGCCGAACGTAAAAATTTTTCTTGCCGGTCTGCCGGATGAGGATACGCAGGACCAATATAAACTAGCTGGGGTCGAGCAATTTATTCACCTTCGCAGTAATTGTTATGAACTCCTATCTTCTCTTTTAAAAGAAATGGAGGCGGCAAGCAATGAATAA